TGGTTCGGCAAGATGTCCGGTAGGCAATATCCGGAGACGCTCGGGAAGATTCACTTCTTCATCTCGTTCATCGGCGTCAACGTGACGTTTTTCCCGATGCATTTCCTTGGTGCGGCTGGCATGCCGCGCCGTGTTCCGGATTATCCCGACGCCTTTGCTGGCTGGAACATGGTTGCCTCGATCGGATCCCTGATCTCGGCGGTCGGTATCCTGTTGTTCCTCTTCATTGTGGTCTACACCCTGACCCGGGGTAAAAAATGCGAAGCCAACCCCTGGGGCGAAGGCGCAGATACTCTGGAATGGACGGTCGAATCTCCGGCGCCTTTCCACACCCACGAAGTACTGCCGCGTGTCCGTTGATCAAATCCGCAGTGCGGGAGGTTTGATCGGGTGACGGCCACAGATTACCCAGCAGTAAGCGCTGAGTCAGAGGACTACGGCGAAGCGATCGCGCTTGGTGATTTTGTGGCGCTTCTCAAGCCACGCGTCATGTCGCTTGTTGTATTTACCGGTGCGGTTGGCATGTTGCTGGCGCCCGGCAACCTGCACCCGGTGCTTGCCGTCGTCGCTATTCTCTGTATCGCGGTTGGCGCTGGCGCTTCCGGCGCTATCAACATGTGGTACGACCGCGATATCGACGCCTTGATGACGCGGACCCAGAACCGGCCGATACCGGCGGGCCGCATGGCACCAAACGTCGCGCTCGGATTCGGCATTACTCTGGCTGTGGCCTCTGTTTCGATTATGGCGTTGGCTGTCAACGGCATGGCGGCGGGCCTGCTTGCCTTCACCATCTTTTTTTACATCGTCATTTACAGCATGGGGTTGAAGCGCCGCACGCCGCAAAACATCGTTATCGGTGGTGCCGCCGGTGCGTTTCCGCCGATGATCGGGTGGGCAGCCGTGAGTGGCGACGTGACGCTGGCGTCGGTAGTTCTGTTTGCAATTATCTTTCTGTGGACGCCGCCCCATTTCTGGGCTCTAGCGCTCTACAAGCGCGGCGACTATGACAAAGCCGGTGTGCCGATGATGCCGGTGGTTGCCGGCCGCAAATCGACCGCTTGGCAAATGCTGGCCTATACCGTGGCGTTGCTGCCGGTCACCTTGTTACCGTGTGTGATCGGTCTTTCGGGCGTGGTTTATGGCGCCGGCGCCCTGGCACTCGGATTGGTGTTTATGGGGTACGCCATCAGCGTCATTCGCGATACCGGCGAGCGTAGCGCCCGTCGCATGTTCCCTTTTTCGATCCTGTATCTCTTTTTGATCTTCGTCTTGTTGTTGGTCGATCAGAGCGTGCCGGTGGCTTTCTAGATCGATGGATCAGCCCATGCCGGACAAAGAGTATTATCGCCGCCGCCGCTGGCGGAATTATGCATTGGCTGGCGTGTTACTCGGGCTGGTGGTGCTGTTTTTCTTCATCACCCTCGCCAGGATGGGAGATTGAGATGGCGCTCTCTAATAAACGCAAGCGCATGATGCTGGTCGTTCTCGGCGGCGTTGCCTGCGGCATGGTCGGGCTCTCGTTTGCGGCGGTGCCGCTATACGCAATGTTCTGCAGCGTGACCGGTTTCGGCGGTACGACGCAAATAGCGGAAGCGGCGCCCGCGTCGATCGGGGAGCGCGTCATGGCGGTGCGCTTCAACTCGGATGTGTCCAGCGATGTGCCGTGGCGTTTCAAGCCGTCCCAGCGCGAGGTTGAATTACGTGTCGGTGAGGTTGAGCTGGCCTTTTACACGGCCACCAATGAGTCCCAGAGAACCATTTTGGGCAGCGCCGTGTTCAACGTCACGCCGCTAAAAGCTGGGATTTATTTCAGCAAGATCGATTGCTTTTGCTTCGAGGAGCAGGTGCTTCGGCCCGGCGAGAGCGCTGAGCTGCCGGTCACCTTTTTTATTGATCCAGATATAGTTAACGATCGCGACATGGACGATGTGACGACCATTACTCTCTCTTACACCTTTTTTAATCAAGGCGAAGAAGCGTTGGAGAGTTATTTCGAAAAACAAAAAGAAGAGCAACTGGCGAGCCGCGAAATTGGCGGCGCGACGAAACAAAACTGAAACGGAATTGGCATGATCCCGGCTGACGCCGGAATTTGACCATGGAGTGACGATATGAGCGACACCACACATACCAAAGGCCACGAATATCATATGGTCGAACCGAGCCCGTGGCCGGTGCTCGGAGCGCTGGCTGCCGGAACGATGTTGGGTGGCTCCGTCCTCTATTTCCATAGCGACCAAATTTGGCTGATGGCCCTTGGGTTCGCGTTGACCATTGGCACGATGTTTTTCTGGTGGCGCGATGTGATTCGCGAGGGGCGGGATCAAGGCAGTCACACACCTGTCGTCACCCGCGGTATCCGCTTTGGCATGGTGCTGTTCATTGCTTCCGAAGTGATGTTCTTCGCGGCTTTCTTTTGGGCCTTCTTTAA
The sequence above is drawn from the Pseudomonadota bacterium genome and encodes:
- the cyoE gene encoding heme o synthase, with the protein product MALGDFVALLKPRVMSLVVFTGAVGMLLAPGNLHPVLAVVAILCIAVGAGASGAINMWYDRDIDALMTRTQNRPIPAGRMAPNVALGFGITLAVASVSIMALAVNGMAAGLLAFTIFFYIVIYSMGLKRRTPQNIVIGGAAGAFPPMIGWAAVSGDVTLASVVLFAIIFLWTPPHFWALALYKRGDYDKAGVPMMPVVAGRKSTAWQMLAYTVALLPVTLLPCVIGLSGVVYGAGALALGLVFMGYAISVIRDTGERSARRMFPFSILYLFLIFVLLLVDQSVPVAF
- a CDS encoding cytochrome c oxidase assembly protein — its product is MALSNKRKRMMLVVLGGVACGMVGLSFAAVPLYAMFCSVTGFGGTTQIAEAAPASIGERVMAVRFNSDVSSDVPWRFKPSQREVELRVGEVELAFYTATNESQRTILGSAVFNVTPLKAGIYFSKIDCFCFEEQVLRPGESAELPVTFFIDPDIVNDRDMDDVTTITLSYTFFNQGEEALESYFEKQKEEQLASREIGGATKQN